The following are from one region of the Blastocatellia bacterium genome:
- a CDS encoding efflux RND transporter periplasmic adaptor subunit: MSQKQETTPNKLTIRGLITLIVIVVVTLGIVLAIWTYKKPSISASNSSENHTEGHADEHGDHHDEHEEKLTELELNAETLTAANIEITEVTEQEMTTSLKVTATVEANEMQLQQASALVSGRIEKVNVVLGDYVKAGSVLAVIASPQIAQIHGKMHEAETKLALAQRNLQRIEKAENRVAVLTAKAKLNEAEKSLKRVQRLVELQASSEKDLIAAETTHQTAKAEYEFQSNIALNREIAEAKADIETAEVELSHIRDEMRAYGVPISDEEHVDHKTDTSLIPLRAPISGTIVERIINAGAGIETGKPLFTIADLSNVWVIANVPESQLSQIEIGSKAEIKAAILGEEKLTGKVTYIDPRLNEETRTAKVRIELSNPKNKLNPGMFVEANFLIATANASKTIAISSEAIQQIEQRTIVFIPKNDNPGHFEIREIELGSELSNGYRQVTSGLEKGEKLVSQGSFALKTQLLKSKLGEDHHH, from the coding sequence ATGAGCCAAAAACAAGAAACAACACCAAATAAATTAACTATTCGTGGACTAATTACATTAATAGTAATTGTAGTAGTTACATTAGGTATTGTGCTAGCAATTTGGACATATAAAAAGCCTTCTATTTCAGCTAGCAACTCATCAGAAAACCATACTGAAGGCCATGCAGATGAACATGGAGATCATCATGATGAGCATGAAGAAAAGCTAACAGAATTAGAGCTAAATGCAGAAACTTTGACGGCTGCAAATATTGAAATAACAGAAGTTACTGAACAAGAAATGACTACATCTCTAAAAGTAACAGCAACTGTTGAAGCCAATGAAATGCAATTACAACAAGCTAGTGCTTTAGTTTCAGGACGTATTGAAAAGGTAAATGTAGTGTTAGGCGATTATGTAAAAGCTGGCTCAGTATTAGCTGTAATAGCTAGCCCACAAATTGCCCAAATACACGGCAAAATGCACGAAGCAGAAACTAAACTTGCTTTAGCACAACGAAATTTGCAAAGAATTGAAAAAGCTGAAAACCGTGTAGCCGTTTTAACAGCAAAAGCTAAATTAAATGAAGCTGAAAAATCATTAAAACGAGTTCAAAGATTAGTAGAACTACAAGCAAGCTCAGAAAAAGACTTAATTGCTGCTGAAACTACCCATCAAACAGCCAAGGCTGAGTATGAGTTCCAAAGCAATATAGCTCTTAATCGTGAAATAGCTGAAGCAAAAGCTGATATAGAAACGGCTGAAGTAGAACTATCACATATTCGTGATGAAATGAGGGCTTATGGCGTTCCAATATCAGACGAAGAGCATGTAGATCATAAAACTGACACATCTTTAATACCTTTACGCGCACCCATTTCAGGCACAATTGTTGAGCGAATAATCAACGCTGGTGCAGGAATAGAAACGGGCAAGCCGCTTTTTACTATTGCTGATTTAAGTAATGTTTGGGTAATTGCAAATGTTCCAGAATCACAACTTAGCCAAATAGAAATAGGTTCAAAGGCTGAAATTAAAGCTGCAATTTTGGGTGAAGAAAAACTTACTGGCAAAGTTACTTATATTGACCCAAGGTTAAATGAAGAAACTCGGACTGCAAAAGTTAGAATTGAACTTTCCAACCCTAAAAATAAGCTTAATCCTGGTATGTTTGTTGAAGCTAATTTCTTAATAGCAACTGCAAATGCCAGTAAAACTATTGCTATTTCATCAGAAGCTATTCAGCAAATAGAGCAACGAACAATAGTTTTTATCCCTAAAAATGATAATCCAGGACATTTTGAGATAAGAGAAATTGAATTAGGTAGCGAACTTAGCAATGGCTATCGACAAGTAACAAGCGGTTTAGAAAAAGGGGAAAAACTTGTTAGCCAAGGAAGTTTTGCTCTTAAAACTCAACTCTTAAAAAGCAAACTTGGGGAGGATCATCATCACTAA
- a CDS encoding TolC family protein produces the protein MVARIVRFLSYFAACWLVVLAFSGASSFAQSKDNLITANELIEKALESNLELVAFRLEIEKARARLKQAGLRPNPSLDFEYTTGKLTNSINEEKAFVGFSLPLELGAKRQKRIDLAQIEIAIAENTVVDRERRLANEIYVVYSEALAAKRELEIIDKLNNLDSQTVKVVEVRIKEGDSAPLELNLLKVELERLKSRRHLAEGRLQAAMLRLKSVVGIAFDQPLELKENFFSSQNIQPKYSLNEALALALQTRPDLKTAQLLEQAAQTGLQLAKSQVVPDLVLSTRYSRENSGFDETPVGILKDKDDLLTFGVSITLPIFNRNQGNQVDAKISITQAKQRREFLEHLIKAEVTAAYARYQSSQLAVNSFEQGVIAQSANNLRIFKEVYNLGELKVTDLISEQRRLVDSEREYTELLTERYKALAELNTAIGGRSK, from the coding sequence ATGGTAGCTCGTATTGTCCGCTTTTTGAGCTACTTTGCTGCCTGTTGGCTAGTAGTGCTAGCCTTTAGTGGAGCAAGTAGTTTTGCGCAATCTAAAGATAATCTAATTACCGCTAATGAGTTGATAGAAAAAGCGTTAGAAAGCAATTTAGAGCTTGTTGCTTTTAGGCTGGAAATAGAAAAAGCTCGTGCTAGGTTAAAACAAGCAGGTCTTAGACCTAATCCATCACTTGATTTTGAATATACAACTGGAAAACTTACTAACTCAATCAATGAGGAAAAAGCTTTTGTAGGCTTTTCACTTCCCTTAGAACTTGGTGCTAAACGTCAGAAAAGAATAGATTTAGCACAAATAGAAATTGCTATTGCTGAAAACACTGTTGTTGATAGAGAAAGACGGCTAGCTAATGAAATTTATGTTGTTTATAGCGAAGCACTTGCAGCAAAACGTGAACTTGAAATCATAGATAAACTTAATAACTTAGACTCTCAAACTGTAAAGGTTGTTGAAGTCAGGATAAAGGAAGGCGATTCTGCACCACTTGAGCTTAATTTATTAAAAGTTGAGCTAGAAAGGCTAAAGTCGCGCCGTCATTTGGCGGAAGGTAGGCTTCAAGCAGCAATGCTACGTCTTAAAAGTGTTGTAGGCATTGCTTTTGACCAACCCTTAGAGTTAAAAGAAAATTTTTTTAGTTCTCAAAATATTCAACCTAAATATTCCTTAAATGAGGCTCTAGCCTTAGCTTTACAAACCCGACCAGACTTAAAAACGGCTCAACTGCTTGAACAAGCAGCACAAACAGGGCTTCAATTAGCAAAATCCCAAGTTGTGCCAGATTTAGTTCTTTCTACAAGATACTCAAGGGAAAATTCTGGATTTGATGAAACTCCTGTTGGAATACTTAAAGATAAAGATGATTTATTAACTTTTGGTGTATCAATAACCCTACCAATATTTAACCGTAACCAAGGCAATCAAGTAGACGCTAAAATTTCCATTACCCAAGCCAAACAGCGAAGAGAATTTTTAGAACATCTTATTAAAGCAGAAGTTACTGCTGCTTATGCTCGTTACCAATCTTCACAACTTGCTGTTAACAGTTTTGAACAAGGTGTTATTGCCCAGTCAGCTAATAACTTACGTATCTTTAAGGAAGTTTATAATTTAGGTGAGCTAAAAGTTACAGATTTAATTTCAGAACAACGCCGCCTAGTTGATTCAGAGCGTGAATATACAGAACTACTTACAGAACGTTACAAGGCATTAGCTGAGTTAAATACTGCAATAGGAGGTAGATCTAAATGA